The nucleotide window ATAAGTAAAAGTAATCAACATGGGCTCGGTTCAGGTTAGTGTTGAACCAGTTTTCTCCACCGTTTCTTCCGGTAGCCCAATCAATCACGGTGATGAGCAAACCACTCAAGAAGCTCGAAAGACCCATTGCACTCAAAGAAAGCGAGAGACCAATGCTCCTTAGCTCCGTTGGGACTTGGTCATAGAAAAACTCTTGTGTTCCCACCAAAGAAAACACATCGATCATCCCGAGCAACAAATACTGAGGAGCAAACCACCATATGGACATTGGAACCGTCACGTCCGGCTTGTCCACGAGCCCGTGTTCCCTAGCGATATTCAGCCGTTTAGTTTCCACCAATGCAGCGAGCACCATGTTGAAGCTCGAAAGCACCATTCCAACTCCTATTCTCTGGAGCATTGTGATCCCAAAAGGCTTTTTGGTGATCATTCTAGCTAACGGTAGAAACACATGCTCGTAGAACGGGACGGAGATGAGAATCGATACACCGATGAATGACAGCAGAGAAGCCGCAGGGATTTCCAAACCCGGTAAGATTCTTCTGTCCACCGTAACACCTTGCTTAGTGAAGAATGTCATGAACTGAGCATACGGAATCGTGCTCACCACCGATGTGATCCATATCGGAATAAGCCTCACCAACGCCTTCGCGTCTTCCACATCCCTACCGCTACATGGCTCTGCACCGTCTTCCCTTGCAATCATCGCTTTAGCTAGGAAACTTTTCACACAAGATAAAGAAactatttatcaaaaaaaaaaaaaaaactcacactcaaattaaaccaaacaaatgctaaacaaaatcaaaataattacaatttttctccctctgtttctaagaaaatgtatgttttgtgtgttttgcttatattaaaaacataaaaatttatactaatagtatttttcttaataagcataattaattttagaattttttcaatttatcattattaactaataaaattcttagaaaacatgaaatttctttctttttaaaaataaagtttttgtaattttttttttaactttctaaAATAGGGTGAGTAAGCAACTTACTCGAGCCGACCGCTATGTTTCTCAGACGGACCATCCTCCAATAGACCTTGTCCTAAACCCGAATCTGTTAAACTCAGTTTCCGGTTCTTAAACGCCACGAAGAAAACTCTACCGATTCTTGCAAAAGCGTTACTGCTCTCCTCTTGGTTTCCCTTAGGGTATCTGTAAGATTTTCTCCCGAGCAAGAACATAACAAGAGCCATAACCATGAACAAGCAAGGGATCCCAAACCCAAACGGCCAGCTAACGTTATCTTGCACGTACGCAACCACTATGATCGATAGACTTATCCCAGCAGATAAACTCAAGAACCACCAGTTGAAGAACGATCCTCTCGAGATCACTTCCTTTGTATCTCCCGAGTCAAACTGGTCCGCGCCAAACGCTTGAACACATGGCTTGTGTCCTCCCTGTCCTATCGCGACAAGATAAAGAGAGCAGAAGAAAAGTACGTTCACCGAGAAAGAGG belongs to Raphanus sativus cultivar WK10039 unplaced genomic scaffold, ASM80110v3 Scaffold2902, whole genome shotgun sequence and includes:
- the LOC130506127 gene encoding protein NRT1/ PTR FAMILY 5.15-like, with product SAWFIIGVEVAERFAYFGIACNLITYLTGPLGQSTATAAVNVNTWSGTASMLPILGAFVADAYLGRYRTILAASLIYVLGLGLLTLSASLIPTGESEQRINVSAKPSFSVNVLFFCSLYLVAIGQGGHKPCVQAFGADQFDSGDTKEVISRGSFFNWWFLSLSAGISLSIIVVAYVQDNVSWPFGFGIPCLFMVMALVMFLLGRKSYRYPKGNQEESSNAFARIGRVFFVAFKNRKLSLTDSGLGQGLLEDGPSEKHSGRLDFLAKAMIAREDGAEPCSGRDVEDAKALVRLIPIWITSVVSTIPYAQFMTFFTKQGVTVDRRILPGLEIPAASLLSFIGVSILISVPFYEHVFLPLARMITKKPFGITMLQRIGVGMVLSSFNMVLAALVETKRLNIAREHGLVDKPDVTVPMSIWWFAPQYLLLGMIDVFSLVGTQEFFYDQVPTELRSIGLSLSLSAMGLSSFLSGLLITVIDWATGRNGGENWFNTNLNRAHVDYFYLLLAAFTAISFIAFLFISKLYVYRRVDQV